The following are from one region of the Syngnathus acus chromosome 10, fSynAcu1.2, whole genome shotgun sequence genome:
- the cldnd1a gene encoding claudin domain-containing protein 1a: MVDNRYATALVIACVLSLMATVYLCVGVGTQHWYQYSSPPVRGEANMSELRGLYDEFMDGEFDEKTYSDTLFRLNGSVGLWWRCVLVPDTPHWYKEPGAKMALRCRRFTVQQQLTPKYKEPGNHNSGEDKLRTYLWRFQFLLPLVSLGLEVLAGLIGFCACLCQSLTPTLAIGVLHLLTGLCSLATVCCYLAGTDLLHRVSVLPDKVDGSLGWSLYLALMSSPLHMMAAALLVWAARSHGRNYYRMAAYRVA, from the exons ATGGTGGACAACCGCTACGCCACGGCGCTGGTGATCGCCTGCGTCCTCAGTCTCATGGCCACTGTTTATCTGTGCGTGGGCGTGGGCACGCAGCACTGGTACCAGTACAGCAGCCCGCCAGTGCGCGGCGAGGCCAATATGTCCGAGCTGCGCGGCCTCTACGACGAGTTCATGGATGGAGAGTTCGACGAGAAGACGTACAGCGACACTTTGTTCCGACTCAACGGCAGCGTGGGCCTGTGGTGGCGCTGCGTGCTCGTGCCCGACACCCCACACTGGTACAAGGAGCCAG GCGCCAAGATGGCGTTGAGGTGCCGAAGGTTCACCGTGCAACAGCAGCTAACGCCCAAATACAAGGAACCCGGAAACCACAACAGTGGAGAGGACAAGCTGCGCACAT ACTTGTGGCGATTCCAGTTCCTCCTGCCGCTCGTCTCTTTAGGCCTGGAGGTCTTGGCGGGTCTGATCGGGTTCTGCGCCTGTCTCTGCCAAAGCCTCACACCCACGCTCGCCATTGGTGTTCTGCACCTGTTAACAG GTTTGTGTTCGTTGGCCACTGTGTGTTGCTATCTGGCGGGGACGGATCTGCTCCACAGGGTCTCGGTGCTTCCCGACAAGGTGGACGGCTCCCTGGGCTGGTCCCTATACTTGGCGCTCATGTCCTCACCTCTCCACATGATGGCAGCCGCCTTGCTGGTGTGGGCGGCACGCAGCCACGGTCGCAACTACTACCGAATGGCCGCCTACCGCGTGGCCTAA
- the LOC119128938 gene encoding LOW QUALITY PROTEIN: oxysterol-binding protein 1-like (The sequence of the model RefSeq protein was modified relative to this genomic sequence to represent the inferred CDS: inserted 1 base in 1 codon) produces MSEPKTAPPTPAGDTYKGWVFKWTNYIKGYQRRWFVLSHGLLSYYRTQAEMGHTCRGTINLATATITVDDACNFVISNGGAQTYHLKASCEVERQRWITALELAKAKAAARLQLESDDSSDDCSHSLPTAPSGQGGGVPQNAEVQSALRTLGSKVEDLSTCNDLISKHGSALQRSLSELDSLRLTGEAGDKIRQVTERATLFRITSNAMINACRDFLALAQAHSKRWQKALQAEREQRVRLEETLEQLAKQHNHLERAFRGASAQANATADNKSGVAAAKGEASDEDDDNEFFDAVEEAPEFITVPADPHFHKRSNSNASGFNNEIGSDDQSLNEEPLAMNQESPSQELLPLKKRRARIPDKPNYSLNLWSIMKNCIGKELSKIPMPVNFNEPISMLQRLSEDLEYHELLDKASKCHSTLEQMCYVAAFSVSSYSTTVHRTGKPFNPLLGETYELDRXAESGYRSLCEQVSHHPPAAAHHAISDRGWTLRQEITVASKFRGKYLSIMPLGTIHAIFDKDNNHYTWKKVTTTVHNIIVGKLWIDQSGEIDVVNHTTGDRCHLKFAPYSYFSRDVARKVTGVVMDKEGKAHYVLSGTWDEKLEFSRVMQSSRGGENGSEGKQKTVYQTLKAREVWRKNPLPEGAETMYYFTALALTLNEPEEPVAPTDSRRRPDQRLMEDGRWDEANSEKQRLEEKQRIARREREREALSQRTSSHPDEAVDEDSLTDPSLKSAPHDLYKALWFERCQDRITGEQVHVYKGGYWEAKERGYWEGCPDIF; encoded by the exons gacCCAGGCGGAAATGGGCCACACTTGCCGCGGCACCATCAACCTGGCGACGGCGACCATCACCGTGGACGACGCGTGCAACTTTGTCATCTCCAACGGTGGCGCACAGACGTACCACCTGAAGGCCAGCTGCGAGGTGGAGCGACAGCGTTGGATCACCGCGCTGGAGCTGGCAAAGGCCAAAGCGGCGGCACGCCTTCAGCTTGAGTCag ATGACTCCAGTGACGACTGCTCCCATTCACTGCCCACGGCGCCTTCCGGACAAGGCGGCGGCGTCCCGCAGAATGCCGAAGTCCAGTCGGCCCTGCGGACCCTGGGTAGCAAGGTGGAAGATCTGAGCACGTGCAACGATCTCATCTCCAAGCACGGCTCCGCTCTTCAGAG GTCTTTGTCGGAGCTGGACAGTTTGCGTCTGACGGGAGAGGCGGGAGATAAAATCCGTCAGGTGACGGAGAGGGCCACGCTGTTCCGCATCACTTCCAACGCCATGATCAAT GCGTGCCGAGACTTCCTGGCGCTGGCGCAGGCACACAGCAAGCGTTGGCAGAAGGCGCTGCAGGCGGAGCGGGAGCAGCGAGTGCGCCTGGAGGAGACTTTGGAGCAGCTGGCCAAGCAGCACAATCACCTGGAGCGAGCCTTCAGGGGGGCCAGCGCGCAGGCCAACGCCACCGCCGACAATAAGA GCGGGGTCGCAGCAGCGAAAGGCGAGGCCAGCGACGAGGATGACGACAACGAGTTCTTTGACGCGGTGGAAGAAGCCCCTGAGTTCATCACTGTTCCCGCAGACCCTCACTTCCACAA GAGATCGAACAGTAACGCCAGCGGTTTCAATAATGAAATTGGTTCAGATGATCAGTCG CTGAACGAGGAGCCCCTGGCCATGAACCAGGAGTCGCCCTCGCAAGAGTTGCTGCCGCTGAAGAAGCGACGCGCGCGCATTCCGGACAAGCCCAACTACTCCCTCAACCTGTGGAGCATCATGAAAAACTGCATCGGCAAGGAGCTCTCCAAGATTCCCATGCCT GTGAACTTCAACGAGCCCATTTCCATGCTGCAGCGTCTGTCCGAGGACCTGGAGTACCACGAGCTGCTGGACAAGGCGAGTAAGTGCCACAGCACGCTGGAGCAGATGTGCTACGTGGCCGCCTTCTCCGTGTCGTCCTACTCCACCACGGTCCACCGCACGGGCAAGCCCTTCAACCCGCTGCTGGGCGAGACGTACGAGCTGGACC CGGCGGAGAGCGGCTACCGCTCGCTCTGTGAGCAG GTCAGTCACCACCCGCCGGCCGCGGCCCATCACGCCATCTCCGATCGAGGCTGGACTCTGAGGCAGGAAATCACCGTTGCCAGCAAATTTCGCGGCAAATATCTCTCCATCATGCCGCTAG GGACCATTCATGCCATCTTTGACAAGGACAACAATCACTACACATGGAAGAAAGTGACCACCACTGTGCACAATATCATAGTTGGCAAACTCTGGATCGACCAG TCGGGAGAGATCGATGTGGTGAACCACACAACGGGAGACCGCTGCCATTTGAAATTTGCGCCTTACAGTTATTTCTCCAGAGATGTGGCCAGGAAG GTGACCGGCGTGGTGATGGACAAGGAAGGCAAGGCCCATTACGTGCTGTCGGGCACATGGGATGAGAAACTGGAGTTTTCCCGCGTGATGCAAAGCAGCCGCGGCGGGGAAAACGGCTCCGAGGGGAAACAGAAGACAGTCTACCAAACTCTGAAAGCCAGAGAGGTGTGGCGGAAGAACCCTCTGCC TGAAGGCGCGGAGACCATGTACTACTTCACGGCTTTGGCGCTCACTCTCAACGAGCCCGAGGAGCCCGTGGCGCCCACGGACAGCCGTCGCCGACCCGACCAGCGGCTCATGGAGGACGGGCGCTGGGACGAGGCCAACAGCGAGAAGCAGCGGCTGGAGGAGAAGCAGCGCATCGCCCGGCGCGAGCGCGAGAGGGAGGCTCTCAGCCAGCGTACCTCCAGCCACCCAGATGAAG CTGTCGATGAGGATTCTCTTACTGATCCGTCACTGAAAA GCGCACCTCACGACCTCTACAAAGCACTTTGGTTCGAGCGCTGCCAGGACCGGATCACAGGTGAGCAGGTTCACGTCTACAAGGGCGGCTACTGGGAAGCCAAGGAGCGCGGCTACTGGGAGGGCTGCCCTGACATATTTTGA
- the LOC119129298 gene encoding mucin-22-like, whose protein sequence is MTTAAETTTTDTKVAETTTVATTTAVMTPAKTTSATTDSTTTEVMTPAEIITAARTMEETTVATTTDSPTAMTTAAETAATDTTAETTTVVTTAVTTPAEIVTVATTAIMTAAEQTTTATTTAETTTVATTAVSTTASTTVATTTEVMTPAQTTAATSTVVKTTGMMTPTETTVATTTDFTTTAFTTAAEQMTTATTTEGTTVATTADFTTTAVTTPAETTTAPIVAETTTVAMTTAVTTPVEIITTATTMADTTTVATAVTTLAETTTVATTDSTTTEVTTSAGIITTATMEETTVATTTDFTTTAFTTAAEQMTTATTTEGTTVATTADFTTSAVTTPAETTTAPIVAETTTVAMTTAVTTPVEIITTATTMADTTIATTTDSPTALTTVKETTTTATMAAETTTVAMTTAVMTPAETTTVATTEVTTPAEIITAATTIATTTDSSTAMTTAAETTTTDTKVAETTTVAMTTAVTTPAETTVATTDSTTTEVTTPAEIITAATTMEETTVATTTESPTTAITTAAEQTTTATTAETTTVATTAVTTAAEIVTAATPTDSPTTPITTAEEQTTTPTTTAETTTVATTAAVTTTASTTRTGKTTVATTEVMTPPPTTAATSTVVKTTAMTTPTETTFPTTTDSPTMAVTTPTESPTPATTMTETTTVATAVKTPAETTSVATTDSTTTEVTTSADIITTATMEETTVATTTDFTTTDFTTAAEQMTTATTTEETTVATTADFTTTAVTTPAEATTTTPIVAETTTVSMTTAVTTPVEIITTATTMADTTIATTTDSPTMAVTTPTELTTPATTMTETTTVATAETTLAETTTVATTDSATTEVTSPADIITTATIEETTVATTTDFTTTAFTTAAEQITTATTTEGTTVAKTADFTTTAVTTPAETTTTAPIVAETTTVAMTTAVTTPVEIITTATTMADTTVATTTNSPTPMTTAGEPTTTATIVAETTTVAMTIAVTSPAQTTFATTDSTTTDITTPTEIITAVTTIEETTTDATTTDFTTMAIATAPEQTITATTMAETTVATTTNSPTPMTTAGEPTTTATIVAETTTVAMTIAVTSPAQTTFATTDSTTTDITTPTEIITAVTTIEETTTDATTTDFTTMAIATAPEQTITATTMAETTTITTAITSPAEIITAATTMEETTVAKTTDSPTTAITTAAEQTTTSTTTAETTTAESETTTETTVETSAPTTTVALMSSAATSETLTSAGTATGATNAETTALATTAKPETTVETTVETSAPISAAGLTSTASRETATSTPAATEATIVDTTALTTIAETGTTVQTTTETATTTSAVVATSAATIVTAKTAATTPGETTTVATTAESETTTETTVETSAPTTTEALTSSAATRETLTSAGAATGATNAETTALPTTAKSETTVETTVETSAPISVAGLTSTASRETATSTPTVETSTPTSSAVVATSAATSTMATTAQVTSAVTTATETTVQATATESETTVQAMLATTPLTSAMSGTATPAATGAATAATTSVTTTPESESTAGTTVDTTKASNAATASDETTVTTTELTSTAEATGAVSRSTITAVSATSETAPPAQTTTAVGAITSESATPVETTAQASLATTTVPASSDETTARFSQTTIDQSILQTSTTEKTAESGSTSNTATPTLSTEAATSTAQPLTATTAMAAVTSTETSTTGKLISTTIAETSTAGFASVTTSTATTTPGLTTTKTVTAAKTPSESTTQSVQTTATLSNSTTGSPKVTTTPTAPVTGTPADVSTAATVNAVTNATTLTQTKSITTTATTGTAVANATTDKAVTNSVTNATTRNAATNAATGIVATTVPRPTQAATTTTETAVTLQTRRVSFRSLQSTFTNDLLDHSSFQFVFRSTMIKSQLQPLFQREFPNTFRILNIFGFRPGSVINDMNLRFTNPVPNHTAIAAVLIDAASVVSGFDIEQGSITVEGIVTSGGSHMISPVSASCLALLSCILFTQQ, encoded by the exons ATGACGACAGCTGCAGAAACAACAACCACTGACACAAAAGTggcagaaacaacaacagtcgCAACGACAACAGCAGTGATGACACCTGCCAAAACAACATCTGCAACAACAGACTCGACCACAACAGAAGTCATGACACCTGCAGAAATAATAACCGCTGCCAGAACAATGGAAGAAACAACAGTTGCCACAACAACAGACTCTCCCACGGCTATGACAACAGCTGCGGAAACAGCAGCCACAGACACAACTGCAGAGACAACAACCGTTGTGACAACAGCAGTCACAACACCTGCAGAAATAGTAACTGTTGCCACAACGGCAATCATGACAGCTGCAGAACAAACAACCACCGCCACAACAACtgcagaaacaacaacagttgCAACAACAGCAGTCTCAACAACTGCTTCCACAACAgttgcaacaacaacagaagTAATGACACCTGCCCAAACAACGGCAGCAACATCGACAGTTGTCAAAACAACAGGAATGATGACACCTACCGAAACAACAGTTGCCACAACAACAGACTTTACCACAACAGCATTCACAACAGCTGCAGAACAAATGACCACCGCCACAACAACTGAAGGAACAACAGTTGCTACAACAGCAGACTTTACGACAACAGCAGTCACGACACCCGCTGAAACAACCACCGCCCCAATAGTggcagaaacaacaacagtcgCAATGACAACAGCAGTCACGACACCTGTGGAAATAATAACCACTGCCACAACAATGGCAGACACAACAACAGTCGCAACAGCAGTGACAACTCTTGCCGAAACAACAACAGTTGCCACAACAGACTCTACTACAACAGAAGTCACGACATCCGCAGGTATAATAACTACTGCCACGATGGAAGAAACAACAGTTGCCACAACAACAGACTTTACCACAACAGCATTCACAACAGCTGCAGAACAAATGACCACCGCCACAACAACTGAAGGAACAACAGTTGCTACAACAGCAGACTTTACGACATCAGCAGTCACGACACCCGCTGAAACAACCACCGCCCCAATAGTggcagaaacaacaacagtcgCAATGACAACAGCAGTCACGACACCTGTGGAGATAATAACCACTGCCACAACAATGGCAGACACAAcaattgccacaacaacagACTCTCCCACGGCACTGACAACAGTTAAGGAAACAACTACCACTGCCACAATGGCggcagaaacaacaacagtcgCAATGACAACCGCAGTGATGACTCCTGCCGAAACAACAACAGTTGCCACAACAGAAGTCACAACACCTGCAGAAATAATAACAGCTGCCACAAcaattgccacaacaacagACTCTTCCACGGCAATGACGACAGCTGCGGAAACAACAACCACGGACACAAAAGTggcagaaacaacaacagtcgCAATGACAACAGCAGTGACGACACCTGCCGAAACAACAGTTGCCACAACAGACTCTACCACAACAGAAGTCACGACACCTGCAGAAATAATAACGGCTGCCACAACAATGGAAGAAACAACAGTAGCCACAACAACAGAGTCTCCCACAACGGCAATCACGACAGCTGCAGAACAGACAACCACCGCCACAACtgcagaaacaacaacagttgCAACAACAGCAGTCACAACAGCTGCAGAAATAGTAACCGCTGCCACACCAACAGACTCTCCCACAACGCCAATCACGACAGCTGAAGAACAAACAACCACACCCACAACAACtgcagaaacaacaacagttgcaacaacagcagcagtcaCAACAACTGCTTCCACAACAAGGACAGGAAAAACAACTGTTGCAACAACAGAAGTAATGACACCTCCCCCGACAACGGCAGCAACATCAACAGTtgtcaaaacaacagcaatgaCGACACCTACTGAAACAACATTTCCCACAACAACAGACTCTCCCACAATGGCAGTCACAACACCAACGGAATCACCAACCCCTGCCACAACAATgacagaaacaacaacagtcgCAACAGCAGTGAAAACTCCTGCCGAAACAACATCAGTTGCCACAACAGACTCTACTACAACAGAAGTCACGACATCCGCAGATATAATAACTACTGCCACAATGGAAGAAACAACAgttgcaacaacaacagactTTACCACAACAGACTTTACAACAGCTGCAGAACAAATGACCACCGCCACAACAACTGAAGAAACCACAGTTGCTACAACAGCAGACTTTACTACAACAGCAGTCACGACACCCGCTGAAGCAACAACCACCACCCCAATAGTggcagaaacaacaacagtctCAATGACAACAGCAGTCACAACACCTGTGGAAATAATCACCACTGCCACAACAATGGCAGACACAAcaattgccacaacaacagACTCACCCACAATGGCAGTCACAACACCTACGGAATTAACAACCCCTGCCACAACAATgacagaaacaacaacagtcgCAACAGCAGAGACAACTCTTGCCGAAACAACAACAGTTGCCACAACAGACTCTGCCACAACAGAAGTCACATCACCTGCAGATATAATAACTACTGCCACAATAGAAGAAACCACAGTTGCCACAACAACAGACTTTACCACAACAGCATTCACGACAGCTGCAGAACAAATAACCACCGCCACAACAACTGAAGGAACAACAGTTGCTAAAACAGCAGACTTTACTACAACAGCAGTCACGACACCCGCGGAAACAACAACCACCGCCCCAATAGTggcagaaacaacaacagtcgCAATGACAACAGCAGTCACAACACCTGTGGAAATAATAACCACTGCCACAACAATGGCAGACACAACAGTTGCCACAACAACAAACTCTCCCACGCCAATGACAACAGCTGGGGAACCTACAACCACTGCCACAATAGTggcagaaacaacaacagtcgCAATGACAATAGCAGTGACATCTCCTGCCCAAACAACATTTGCCACAACAGACTCTACCACAACAGATATCACAACACCTACAGAAATAATAACTGCTGTCACAACAAttgaagaaacaacaacagatgCCACAACAACTGACTTTACCACTATGGCAATTGCAACAGCTCCAGAACAAACAATCACCGCCACAACAATGGCAGAAACAACAGTTGCCACAACAACAAACTCTCCCACGCCAATGACAACAGCTGGGGAACCTACAACCACTGCCACAATAGTggcagaaacaacaacagtcgCAATGACAATAGCAGTGACATCTCCTGCCCAAACAACATTTGCCACAACAGACTCTACCACAACAGATATCACAACACCTACAGAAATAATAACTGCTGTCACAACAAttgaagaaacaacaacagatgCCACAACAACTGACTTTACCACTATGGCAATTGCAACAGCTCCAGAACAAACAATCACCGCCACAACAATggcagaaacaacaacaattacaACAGCAATCACATCACCTGCAGAAATAATAACTGCTGCCACAACAATGGAAGAAACAACAGTTGCTAAAACAACAGACTCTCCCACAACAGCAATCACAACAGCTGCAGAACAAACAACCACCTCCACAACAACTGCAGAAACAACAACTGCTGAATCTGAGACAACCACGGAGACAACTGTAGAAACATCAGCTCCCACAACAACCGTAGCTTTGATGTCATCTGCAGCAACAAGTGAAACATTAACATCAGCTGGGACAGCAACAGGGGCCACAAATGCTGAAACAACAGCTCTAGCAACAACGGCAAAACCTGAAACAACCGTTGAGACAACTGTTGAAACATCAGCTCCAATATCTGCCGCAGGGTTGACATCCACAGCATCTCGTGAAACCGCAACATCAACTCCAGCAGCAACTGAGGCAACAATCGTTGACACAACAGCTCTAACCACAATCGCAGAAACTGGGACAACAGTTCAGACAACTACGGAAACAGCTACCACAACATCGGCAGTAGTAGCTACATCTGCAGCAACAATTGTTACAGCAAAAACTGCAGCGACAACCCCTGGTGAAACAACAACTGTAGCCACAACTGCTGAATCTGAAACAACCACTGAGACAACTGTAGAAACATCAGCTCCCACAACAACAGAAGCTTTGACGTCATCTGCAGCAACAAGGGAAACATTAACATCAGCTGGGGCAGCAACAGGGGCCACAAATGCTGAAACAACAGCTCTACCAACAACGGCAAAATCTGAAACAACCGTTGAGACAACTGTTGAAACATCAGCTCCAATATCTGTCGCAGGGTTGACATCCACAGCATCTCGTGAAACCGCAACATCAACTCCAACTGTTGAAACATCAACTCCGACATCATCAGCAGTAGTTGCAACCTCTGCAGCAACAAGTACAATGGCAACCACTGCTCAGGTAACATCTGCAGTGACAACCGCTACTGAAACAACAGTTCAAGCGACAGCCACAGAATCTGAAACAACAGTTCAGGCAATGCTGGCAACAACACCGTTGACATCTGCAATGAGTGGAACAGCCACGCCTGCAGCAACAGGGGCCGCAACTGCAGCAACAACTTCAGTAACCACAACTCCAGAATCTGAATCAACAGCTGGGACAACTGTAGATACGACTAAGGCGTCGAATGCAGCAACAGCATCTGATGAAACAACTGTGACCACAACAGAATTGACGTCAACTGCCGAAGCAACTGGAGCAGTATCACGCTCCACAATTACAGCAGTATCAGCAACATCCGAGACAGCGCCACCTGCTCAAACAACAACTGCTGTTGGAGCCATTACATCAGAATCAGCAACACCCGTTGAAACAACTGCGCAAGCATCActggcaacaacaacagtgcCCGCATCATCGGATGAGACAACTGCGAGGTTTTCTCAAACTACAATTGACCAGTCAATTCTACAAACATCGACGACAGAAAAAACAGCAGAATCTGGATCAACAAGTAACACAGCAACACCGACTCTTTCAACGGAGGCTGCAACATCAACAGCACAACCATTAACTGCAACAACGGCAATGGCTGCAGTGACATCTACTGAAACAAGCACAACCGGGAAACTGATTTCAACAACAATAGCAGAAACATCGACAGCAGGGTTTGCATCTGTCACAACATCTACTGCAACGACAACACCTGGcctgacaacaacaaagaccGTCACTGCGGCAAAAACACCTTCTGAATCAACTACACAATCGGTCCAAACTACAGCAACACTGAGCAACTCAACAACAGGCTCACCGAAAGTAACAACAACACCAACTGCACCAGTGACAGGAACGCCAGCAGATGTgtcaacagcagcaacagtaAATGCAGTGACAAATGCAACAACTCTCACCCAGACAAAATCCATCACAACAACCGCAACAACAGGAACTGCAGTGGCAAATGCTACGACAGACAAAGCCGTGACCAATTCTGTGACAAATGCCACGACAAGAAACGCCGCGACAAACGCAGCAACGGGAATTGTCGCAACCACCGTTCCAAGACCAACACAAGCGGCAACTACAACGACGGAAACGGCCGTTACTCTCCAAACCAGACGTGTTTCTTTCCGATCTCTCCAAAGCACATTTACGAACGACCTGCTGGATCATTCGTCTTTCCAGTTTGTGTTTCGATCGACCATGATAAAAAGTCAG cttcaACCTTTATTCCAGAGGGAATTTCCTAACACTTTCAGGATCCTGAACATCTTTGGATTCAG ACCTGGCTCAGTCATCAACGACATGAACCTCCGGTTCACCAACCCGGTGCCAAACCACACGGCAATTGCCGCAGTCCTCATTGACGCTGCATCGGTCGTCAGCGGCTTTGACATCGAGCAAGGCTCCATCACCGTTGAGGGAATCG TTACAAGCGGAGGAAGTCACATGATCAGCCCGGTCAGCGCATCCTGCCTGGCGCTTCTTTCGTGCATCCTTTTCACTCAGCAATAA